Proteins from one bacterium genomic window:
- a CDS encoding glycosyltransferase family 4 protein: protein MTTMKNKSIISLASCPFRQQPVLRKEAATLTKAGWRVSVIAWDRRTLYPASDTVDAVAVENILIRGSYGTGSLSMIVKTLMFWCIAVVRLIKKRNTFSILHCQDLSTLLPAYFASRLLRKVIVFDAHDPYPEMLALTQPRLMVSLAAYIEKFFCRRVDAILTVNRLMKERFEKITARPIYIVYNYPELKVFKAEAKPAESDRRPLTIGRIGTLAENLGIEETIAAFIAVAEDFDVRLLFVGRLADTLRDKVLRLIEPVRDRVQLVADIPYFQVPAFYRQVDISMALYGEQGISPYVSPMKLFESMAMAVPVIASEVGEVRSVMEKSDCGVVVGCGDASAVEHALRRLLRDPALRRRMGENGLARARAEYNWEMEGKKLIGMYEELLTRQRP, encoded by the coding sequence ATGACCACAATGAAAAACAAATCCATCATCTCTCTCGCCAGCTGCCCCTTCCGCCAGCAGCCGGTTCTGCGTAAAGAGGCGGCGACGCTGACTAAAGCCGGGTGGCGGGTTTCGGTGATCGCCTGGGATCGCCGCACCCTCTATCCTGCATCCGACACCGTGGACGCCGTGGCGGTGGAGAACATCCTTATCCGAGGCAGTTATGGCACCGGAAGCCTCAGCATGATCGTCAAGACTCTGATGTTCTGGTGCATCGCTGTGGTGCGCCTGATTAAAAAGAGAAACACCTTTTCCATCCTCCACTGCCAGGATTTGAGCACCCTGCTGCCCGCTTATTTTGCCAGCCGGCTGCTGAGAAAAGTCATCGTATTCGATGCCCATGATCCCTATCCAGAGATGCTCGCGCTCACCCAGCCGCGCCTCATGGTGTCCCTTGCCGCGTACATCGAAAAATTTTTTTGCCGGCGGGTCGACGCGATCCTGACCGTGAACAGATTGATGAAAGAACGGTTTGAAAAAATCACTGCACGCCCCATCTATATTGTCTACAATTATCCCGAACTGAAAGTTTTCAAGGCTGAGGCCAAACCAGCCGAGTCCGATCGAAGGCCGTTGACCATCGGCCGCATCGGCACGCTTGCCGAAAATCTGGGCATCGAGGAGACGATCGCCGCGTTTATCGCCGTGGCCGAAGACTTTGACGTCCGCCTGCTGTTCGTGGGGCGCCTCGCTGATACATTGCGGGATAAAGTGCTGCGCCTCATCGAACCGGTTCGCGACCGCGTGCAATTGGTGGCGGATATCCCCTATTTTCAGGTGCCCGCCTTTTACCGGCAAGTGGATATCTCCATGGCGCTCTATGGGGAGCAGGGCATCTCGCCCTATGTCAGTCCCATGAAGCTGTTCGAATCCATGGCCATGGCTGTGCCGGTCATCGCCTCTGAGGTGGGCGAGGTGCGTTCGGTCATGGAAAAAAGCGACTGCGGCGTGGTGGTCGGCTGCGGCGATGCGTCGGCGGTGGAGCATGCCCTGCGTCGGTTGTTGCGCGACCCTGCGCTGCGTCGGCGAATGGGAGAGAACGGACTTGCCCGAGCGCGTGCAGAGTATAATTGGGAGATGGAGGGGAAGAAACTGATCGGCATGTATGAAGAGCTTTTGACCCGACAAAGACCTTGA